In Streptomyces sp. TLI_146, the genomic stretch AAGTCGAGGCCGGTCCGGAAGGTTTGGTCGGCGTCCAGGTGGGGGCCGTCGTGGACGAAGGAGGCCAGCGCGGGAAATCGGCCGGTGTCGAAGGTCCGCTGGAGATAAGGCCCGAAGGTGGCCTGCCACTGCTCCTGGTCCATCCCGGAGACCCGCTCGGCGCGCCGCTCGGTGATCTCCCGCCGTACCGCGCCGATCACGTACGCATTGACCGCGGCGACCGCCGGTACGACCGTGTCCAGGTCGACACCGCCCATCGCGGCCAGCACGGCCTCTCCGCTGGCCAGCGTGTTCGGCCCGAGCTGGGGCCGCCCGCCGAGCAAATCGGCGAGCCATTCGTGCCGGTGGGCGGCCTGCCGGGTGGTCTCGGCAAGGGAACGCAGCACCTCTCGCCAACTGTCTCCGGCCGGCTGGATCTCCGCGTGGACCGCGTCGACCATCAGGTCGAGCAGCTCCTCCTTGGTGGCGATGTAGCCGTACAGCCGCATCGGGCCGACGTTCAACACCGCGGCGACCTTGCGCAGCGACACCCCGTCCAGGCCGTCCGCATCGGCGAGTTGGATCGCCGCCTGGACGATCCGCTCCCTGCTCAGCGGGGCCGGCATCGGTCGCTCCGGCGGCTCCGGCCGCTCCCACACCAACATGCCGACGACAATACAGCGTTGGGAGCGATACAGTGTATTGAACAATACAGTGAATCGGGGGCAGCTATGACCATCGCCATCGTCGGAGCCGGCCTGGGCGGCCTGGCCCTGGCCCGGGTACTGCACGTGAACGCCATCGACGCGGTGGTGTACGAACGCGAGTCGTCGCGTGATGCGCGCGGTCAGGGCGGCATGCTCGACATCCACTCCGGGCAGCGGGCGCTGCGTGCGGCTGGTCTGATCGACCAGTTCCACGCGATCGCCCGTGGTGAGGGGCAGGACATGCGGCTCCTGGAGCCGGACGGCACCCTGCTGCTACAGGAGGACACTCCCGAGGACGCCCCGCTTGAGCGACCCGAAGTAGACCGTGCCGACCTGCGCAACCTGCTGCTGGACTCCCTTCCTGAGCACGCGGTGCGCTGGGGGCACGCGTTCGAGTCCGCCGACAACGGCGTGCTGCACTTCGCCGACGGCAGCAGTGCGACGTACGACCTGTTGGTCGGCGCCGACGGCGCGAACTCCCGAGTCCGTTCACTGCTCACCGACGCTCGACCGACGCACATCGGCCAGAACGTCGTCGAACTCGGCATACCCGATATCGACCGCACCCACCCCGACCTCGCGGCGATGGTCGGGCGCGGCAACTACTGGGTGCTCGGCGACGGGAAATCCCTGGCAGCACAGCGCAACGGCGACGGCCGCGTTCGCATCGGCCTCAGCTTCTACAACACCGCCGAGGACTGGTTCGCCACCAGCGGGATCACCTTCGACGATCCGGCCGCCGCCCGGGCGCGGCTGATCGAGGAACTCAGCGGCTGGGACTCGCGGTTCACCGCACTGATCGCAGCCTGCGACGACACGGTCCTGCCCCGGTCGATCAACACGCTCCCCGTTGGCCTGACCTGGCCGTCGACGCGGGGCGTCACGCTGATCGGCGATGCCGCGCACCTGATGCCGCCAGTGGGTGAAGGAGCCAACATGGCGCTGCTCGACGGCGCTCTGCTCGGCCTCGCGCTGGCCGCGCACCCGGACGACCATCCCGCCGCCGTCAAAGAATACGAAAGCGAGATGTTCGAACGCACCGGCGCTGCCGCCCGGATGTCCGCGGACCTGCAGGAACTGATGATGTCGCCGGATGCCGCCCAGAAAATGCTCGCGTTCTTCCAACCCGGCTGACGACAACCGCGTACGTACGCCCCGCTGTGTCCCGTCACCGTGAGCGAGCCCAACCTGTGACGGGACCGGCTACCACGCCCGTGGCCACGGTAGCCGTTCGCCAGCAGACGCTCGCTTCCGGGGATCAGCCGACGATGCGGGACCGCAGCTTGAACAAGGTGACCGCATCGAGCCCGAGCCCTTCCGTAAGGAAGGCGCCGAAGCTTCCGTAGTCGGCCACCGTCTGCGCCCTGAACGCCCCCAGGTAGCTGCTGCGCACCTGAAGCAAAGGGTCGAGCAGGTCCGGGTCCTGCATGAACCCCGCGGCCTTGAGCTGGCTCTTCAGTGCGGCGTCCGATGCCGCGCGGAGTTGATTGCTGAGGAGGTAGTCGCCCTCGGACGTGGAGGCCGGAACGCCGACCGCGCGCAGGATCGTGTCCGCGAGGATTCCGGTGCGGTCCTTCCCGGCGGAGCAGTGGAACATCAAGGGCTTGTTCGCGTTCGCCACGGTGCGGATCGCTGTCCCGAGCGCGGCCCGGTTCGCCGGGTTGGTGACGAAAGCACGGTAGAGCGCTTCCATCCTCGCTTCGGCCTTTCCTCCGCCGAGTTGCTGCTGCTGGTACACGGGGTCCTTGCTGCGCACCACCATGCCGATGAACGCGAACAGCGACGTGTCGTCGACCGGCTGGACGATGGAGGTCACACCAGTCGGAAGCCGGTCGACGCCGTCAGCCTGCACCTCGGGCCCGGTACGCAGGTCGATCACGCTGCCCAGCCCCAGGCCGGCGAGCGCGTTCACGCCCTCGGGCGGCAGCTTCGACAGGGTCTCCGAGCGGTACAGCACACCCCAGCGGGTGGTCTTGCCGTCGTACGTGCGGTAGCCGCCGACGTCCCGGGCGTTGACCGTGCCCGGTACCGCCAGCACCCGCGAGCTCGTGACCGTGCTGTCGGCGGGACGGACGTGGTGCGCGGCCGGGGATGCCTGCGCCGTACCGTATGCCAGGGGTATCACCAGGGCCAGGGTGAGCACAGACGTGCTGATGGCGCGTCTCATCGGTGCCACGAGAGGGCTCCTTCCATGGGGGAGCCGGGAACGTAGCGCGTGGATCTTGTGCCTGGAAGGCTCACGCATCAAACAACGGCCCCGCCGTGCGCCGTGACAACCCGTCAGTTCCGTAACGCACAGTTCCGGCTGTGCAGGCAGCGGCGTCAGATACCGGCCGAGGACCTCAAGACGCTAAATGTGATGGCTGGGTGTGACTGGTGTGATGATCCGATTGTTCGCGAGGCGTGAGTACGCGCCTGTGCTTCCCTCCCTTTAGAGCTTTTCGCCTCGATGTGCACGCCGAGGGCCGGAGGTCGCCCGGACACGCGGCCGACGGTCCGGGATCCTCCTCGGGCGTTGCCGGATCCGGGAGGTGACGGTGCGTCAACCGGTGGGGACGCCGGGGGAGGTCAGTCACCCGGGGTTCCCTCCTCGGTCGGCACTCATGGGAAATATCGCGCGTGGTCCGAGTTCCGCACTACTCAGGAGCCGTCTTGCACATACCTAGATACGTCACCGCCATCTGTGCCGCCGCCGCGGCGACGGTCTTGGCCACCTCCACGTCCGCGGCAGCGGAGACCGGCCCGGAGCAGGGCAATTTCCTTCCCGCCATGGTCTATTCGATCCTCCGTCTCGACATCGATCCGCCGGGCGCCAACGACTGGAACTGCCGTCCCAGCGCCGCCCACCCGCGTCCCGTCGTCCTGGTCCACGGCACCTACGAGAACCGCTACAACAACTGGTCCCGGATGTCCCCCGAGCTGAAGGCCCAGGGCTACTGCGTATACGCCCTCGACTTCGGCGACACCGACGACGCCGGGGTGGCTCTCGCTCCCACCGTCAAGGGCTACGGAGACATCAAGGACTCCTCCAAGGAGCTGGCCTCCTTCGTGGACAAGGTGATCGCCGCCAGCGGCTCCGGCCAGGTGGACCTCGTCGGCCACTCCCAGGGCGGGACCCTGTCCCGCTGGTACCTCAAGGCCGACGGAGGCGCGAACCCGGCCGATCCCTCGAAGAACAAGGTCAAGAAGGTCATCCAACTCGGCGCGACCAATCACGGCACCACCATGAGCGGTATCGAGACCCTCGCCGACAAGCTCCACATACTGAAGTCCGGGGAGAAGCCCCTCGGGAAGGCGGGCGTCCAGCAGTACGTGAAATCCGACTTCATCAAGGAGCTCAACGCCGACGGGGACACCGTTCCCGGGGTCGACTACACCGTGATCGCCACGAAGTACGACGAGATCACCACCCCCTGGCAGAGCACGTTCATGACGGCGGGCCCGGGAGCAACGGTGCAGAACATCACCTTGCAGGAAGGCTGTTTCGTCGACCTCTCCGCCCATCTGAGCATGTCGTACAGCCCGCGTGTGATCGGACTGGTCAAGCAGGCCCTGGACCCCTCAGCGCCGGCGGCTCCCTGCGTGCCGAGGGCGCCCGCCTTCTGATTCCGGCCCAAGGTCCGCCTGGGCCGATCTCGATCGCCAGTCGGCCGCCTGGGGCCAGCCGGTGGGGGTCAACCTGAGGGGTAGCCGCGACGGCGGCTACCCCGGCGGGTGGACGGAGGTGTACGCGGAGGTCCATTGAGGCAGGGACGCGGTCGGCAGCCAGGTGTCCCTGTCGCCACACCTCAACACCCACGCGCGTTCGGCAGCCGGTACCAGATGCCGATCCGTGCTCGCCGTGCTTCCCTGGAAGGGATTGCCGCGGCGCTATCGGTGGCCCTCTGTCACGGCTGGAGTCCGTCAGCCACAGTCGCAGAGCCCTGGAACGGGCCTGCTCGACGAGCCAACGTCTTTCTCACCTCTCTCGTAGAGTCACGAGAGGAGCATCACCATGCGCAAAAACACTCGGACTCGCCGTCTTTTGACGGCCTCGACAGCGCTTGTGGCCGCGGGCATCCTGTTCTGGCCCGATGCTGCGGTTGGCCATCCGGCCTCTCCCGATACCCCGGCAGGGATAACGGGAGATTTCCAGCTCGTCAACGCGGAGACCGGCAAGTGCGCGACAGTCGCGGGCGGTGTCTCCACCGACAACAATGTCAGACTCGTCCAGTTCAACTGCGACACGCACCCCTCACGCCACTGGTTCATCAGCAACAACAACGGCAATGGCAGGCAGTTCGTCAATGGACAGACCCGCAAGTGCGCGACAGTTGCAGGCGGCGTCTCCACGGAGAACAACGTTGAACTCGTCCAGTTCAACTGCGACACGCACCCGTCACGCCGCTGGTACGTCACCAATGGGAACGGCAGCTCATACCAGCTCGTGAACGCGCAGACCCGCAAGTGCATGACCGTCGCGGGAGGCGTCTCCACCGACAACAACGTCCCGCTCGTGCAATTCACCTGCGACACGGACCCCTCGCGCCGCTGGATCCTACGGCGCGTCTCGAGCACGCGCTTCGACGAGTGACGCACCGCTGACCCGCTTCCGCTGCGGCTGGACCACAGCGGAAGCGGGCGACCGCTTGTTTCCTCTACTGGAGCTTCCACTGCATGGAGTCGAGGCCGTCCGCGGTGGTGCAGGAGGGGCCGTCAACTGGCCCTCGCCCGTGGGGGCGTTCAGGCACAGGTCGCCCTGCTTGCTGCGGATGCTGTACCAGCCGGGGCGGTTGGGAGTGGCGCGGAACCGCCAGAGCTGGTTGTCGGACCCGGACCCGCTGCCGTTCACCCTGGTGCGACCGGGCGGTGTCGTTGGAGAAGTTGTAGTCCAGCACCCGGGCGTTGGCTCCGGTGAGACCGCTGCGCTCGGTGTAGCGGTTCTCGATGAGGAAGTAGCCGCCGCCCTGGTCCCACAGATGCCACTGCTGGTTCTCGGTTCCGGTGGAGTGGTAGCCGTAGATGGCAGTGCCGTTGGCGGTGCTGTACTGGTACAGGTCCGCCAGGTTGTTGTTCCAGTTGGTCAGGGTCGTGACCTTGTTGTGGGCAGGCTGGCCGTTGGTGCCCCGCATATTGCTGAAGACGGCGAGGGCGGCGTCGCGCCAGGCCGCGGCGCCGGGGTCGTTGCCGGCGCTCCCGGAGTAGTCGCCGATCTGGATGGGCCCGCTGTGGAGGGTGTCGCCGTTGAGGAGGGGCCGCCGCTCGCGCCGCCGGAAAGGTCGCTGTCGCCGGTGCAGGGGCCGCCGCTGCCCATGATCTGCGGCGGGTTGTCGCAACCCCAGTAGGGCTGCTTGACACGCATGTGGAACTGGTTGCTGCTGCCGGGTATGCCCGCGAACACGACCTGTCGCGGCAGCGAGCCGATGTTGAACTGGTAGCCGGAAGCACCGACGGCGTCCTGGACGTGGGTGCCGTTCTGGGTGTTGAGCGCCAGGAACGCCGTGTCGTCGGTCTGCGGGGCGGGGCCCGTGAGTCTCCCGACGACCCCGAGGCCACGGATGGTCCACTTGCCGTAGGGGGCGTGCTCGCCGTTGGCGTCCACGTAGTAGCCGGGGGTGAACTCGTACTCGGTCTGCGGATTGATGCGCCCCTGGTCGTCGTGGGGAATGCAGTGCCGTGCGGTGGCGACCATGTCCTTGTTGTTGCTGGTGATGACATTGCCGGTGCACGCGAAGATGTCCCACCAGCCGGGTTTCTCCTCGCTGGGCACGGCTATGCGGACGCGGCCGGTGGTGGCCCGCAGTCCAATCGACAGAAGCCAAACGAATGCCGCCCTCACCCGTGCCACCACGCCCTCTCCCTTGACCTGACACGCACACAACTGCTGGCAAGCGGGCGTGAGTCAGTGGGACACCGGCTCAGGTAGAAATACCTGACTGCTGGGACTTTCCGCACGGCTCCCGGTAGCGCCTGCCCGATCGCGGTGGGCGGTCTCGATACGAGCCGGTGATCAGCCCTCTTGCCGTGGTCGTCGCGGACCGCCCGCGAGAGGCACACCGGTGCGCCGGGCCTGCTCGACGGATGCCGTGGAGCGGCTGCTCCGGGCGGCGTCCTGCGGGATCCGCGCGGGCTGCACGGGTTGGTCGGGCGGCGGGACGTATCCGGGCAGGCTCAAGGTGCCCCAGACGTAGGGATCGGCCTGGGCGCTGCCGAACGGGGACCAGGCCAGACGCGTCTGCCCCGTCCGGTCCGCCGTATCGGAGTCATAGAGGAGGATGTTGACCGCCAGCCGTTCAGGATCGGCGGGGGCGGGCAGGGCATCGAGCGGAATCCTGACCTCGACCGCGTACCCCTTGTACGGATCGGTCACGGCGGAGGCGACGGCCAGGTCCGGGGCGGTGCGGCTCGCGGGTCCCTGGCGGTTGTCGGCGTCGCGTTCCGCGCAGGGTCCCCCGCCATCCTTGGTGAAGGGCAGGATGCCTGTCTTGAAAGTGGTCGAGGTGTCGTCGGAGCGGCCTTGCGGGTCGAGGGCGATCTCGACGGCGTCGGTGCGCCAGTGGCGTTTGCAGTCGGCCGCGGCGTCCAGCGCGTACCCCTTGATGTCGTCGGTGACCCGGACGAACACATACAGGTCATCGGCCCGGCGCGAGAAGCGGACGTCCGCCGCGCAGTCCTTCTCGTCGGCACATCGCTGGCCCTCCCAGTGGCTGAGCCGCAGCGCCGGACCGGGGTACTCCCCTGGTCCGGCGACACCATCCACGACCGGAGCCTCGGCCACGGAGGGCGCGCTGGCGGAGGGGTTGGCCGGATACGCGGGCTGGGCGTCGTTGGCGAGCCAAGGCATCCGCATCCGCTGGGCCCAGGCGCGGAAGTCGGCGTACAGCGGGCGCAGGCCCGGCTGTTCGCGTGTGGCGGGAGCCTGTGGTGTACGGCTGTCGGCCAGGACGGTGAACCACTCGCAGGGCAGCTTCGCCCGTGGGGTTTCGACCGTCGGCGGCAGGGCGGCGAAGCCCTGGGTGGCGTACTCGCGGGTGGCGTCCCGCTCGATCTGCGCCCAGGTCTTTCCCGCGTGTCTGCGCGCTGTCGTGCCGGTCCACACACCGATGACGGGGAGCCCGGTGTGCGGGTCCTTGGCCCGGTACTTGCTGCACTTCTCCCCCACGGGCCCCGGGAAACCGCCGTTCGTGGCGAGCAGTCGGGACGGTTTCCAGGCCGCGTACTTCTCCCGTGTGATCTGCCCGGGGAAGGCGGTGGGGTCGCCCGCGAGCCGGAACGCCTCGACAGCCAGCCGTGCCGCCTCCTGGTGTCCGCCGTGCTGGCGGAACGGGCGCGGATCCATGACCACCACTTCGCGCGGGGTGGTCGCCCGGATCAGCCGGACGAGCCGCGAGAGCGTGTCCGTCGCCGGCTGGGACGAGGGGTTCCAGACCGTGGCGGTCAGCGGAGCGGAGAGTGTGTACCAGAAATCCGGCTTGTCCAGATAGAAGACATTGCGGATGCCGGCCCGCCGTACGGCCTTGCGCTCCTCGCCCTCACGGATCAGGCCGAGAGCCGCCCCCTCTTCGGTACCGACCGCGTTCCCACCGCCCTCGCCCCGGGTGATCGTGACGACGCCGGTACTCAGGCCTCGCCGCTCCTGCCACTGGCCGAAGGTGGCCAAGGATGACGACTCGTCATCGGGGTGGGCTCCGACGAACAGGACATCGGTGTGCGCCGGATCCGTCCTCCCCAAGGAGCCGGTCGGCGCCGGAACTGCCCGTGCCGTCTCTGCCGCCAGGGGCAGCACGCTGACGACCATGCCGAGTGCCGTGCACCCCGCCCACAGCATCTGTCGGACCCCGCATCGCAGCAAGGCGGCTCTCCCTCCACGGGCAGTGTGCGACTCACCGGCAGTGTGCGACGAGCGGCGCCTGATGTCATCGGCGCACGCACGTCATCAGGCCAGCCTGCCAGTCAGGGGCTGCATCTGTGTCTCGCCTCGCCTCATCTCGCCTCATCTCGTCTCGTTCGGGCGATTGCTGCGTGACCCGTGCATGGAGGTCGGGTTCATCTGCTGCGCGAAAGATCACCAGGCGTGGGCGGGCGCTGGATGCGGTGCGCTCCGGGGAGCAGCATTCTCGGTAGCGTGGCCACCTGCTGCATGGGGTGTCCATGTGTGCCTGGTTGGTCCGTGTGTGCCTGGTCGGTTCGTGCGCGGGCTTTCGATGAAGCGTGATGAGGCTGCAATGAGTGAACTGACGAAGCCCGCGGTCGACGTTCCGGAGGGTGACGCTCCTACTGAGCTGACCATCCGGGACCTGGTCGTCGGGGAGGGGCCGGAGGTGAAGCCGGGCATGGTGGTCAAGGTCCACTACGTCGGGGTGACCTTCGAGTCCGGGAAGGAGTTCGATGCCTCCTGGGACCGGGGCGAGCCCTTCAAGTTCGCCCTGGGCAGTGGCAGGGTCATCAAGGGCTGGGACCGGGGGGTGAAGGGGATGAAGGTCGGCGGCCGGCGCGAGATCATCGTTCCCCCGCGTCTGGGCTACGGCAATCAGTCGCCCTCGCCGTTGATCCCGGCGGGTTCGACGCTGGTCTTCGTGGTGGATCTGGTCGACTCGTATTCCGGCACCACCGGGTGGAGCAGCGCCCAGTAACCCTGGCCGCTTCTGTACGGGCCATGGTGACGTGCTGGGCTGCCCGAAAGGCTGCCCCGGCGGCACTGTCCGCGCGTATATCCGGCGACTACAACGGTGAGGAAGGGAGCCGCGGCCGAACGCTGACCCCTCACCGCAGTGCTGCCGGTGCTGCCGATCGGCTGCGATTCGGGCGATCAGGATCGGGACATGCCATGCGCGCGCACGATGAAGACCACGGAGAGAGGACCGGGAGCAAGGCACGGCCTTCGCGCTCGGCGGTGTCCGTGCCCGGGAGTGCGGCACGCGTCCCCAGGAGCGCCTCCGAGGTCACAGCACTGAGTGGCCAGGTGGGCAACCGTGTCGTCGCGCGCCTGTTGAAGGAGGAGCGGCACACCCACGGTGCCGGCTGCGGTCACGACGCCGTCGA encodes the following:
- a CDS encoding TetR/AcrR family transcriptional regulator, with the translated sequence MLVWERPEPPERPMPAPLSRERIVQAAIQLADADGLDGVSLRKVAAVLNVGPMRLYGYIATKEELLDLMVDAVHAEIQPAGDSWREVLRSLAETTRQAAHRHEWLADLLGGRPQLGPNTLASGEAVLAAMGGVDLDTVVPAVAAVNAYVIGAVRREITERRAERVSGMDQEQWQATFGPYLQRTFDTGRFPALASFVHDGPHLDADQTFRTGLDFLLDGIEARVSS
- a CDS encoding NAD(P)/FAD-dependent oxidoreductase: MTIAIVGAGLGGLALARVLHVNAIDAVVYERESSRDARGQGGMLDIHSGQRALRAAGLIDQFHAIARGEGQDMRLLEPDGTLLLQEDTPEDAPLERPEVDRADLRNLLLDSLPEHAVRWGHAFESADNGVLHFADGSSATYDLLVGADGANSRVRSLLTDARPTHIGQNVVELGIPDIDRTHPDLAAMVGRGNYWVLGDGKSLAAQRNGDGRVRIGLSFYNTAEDWFATSGITFDDPAAARARLIEELSGWDSRFTALIAACDDTVLPRSINTLPVGLTWPSTRGVTLIGDAAHLMPPVGEGANMALLDGALLGLALAAHPDDHPAAVKEYESEMFERTGAAARMSADLQELMMSPDAAQKMLAFFQPG
- a CDS encoding tyrosine-protein phosphatase — protein: MLTLALVIPLAYGTAQASPAAHHVRPADSTVTSSRVLAVPGTVNARDVGGYRTYDGKTTRWGVLYRSETLSKLPPEGVNALAGLGLGSVIDLRTGPEVQADGVDRLPTGVTSIVQPVDDTSLFAFIGMVVRSKDPVYQQQQLGGGKAEARMEALYRAFVTNPANRAALGTAIRTVANANKPLMFHCSAGKDRTGILADTILRAVGVPASTSEGDYLLSNQLRAASDAALKSQLKAAGFMQDPDLLDPLLQVRSSYLGAFRAQTVADYGSFGAFLTEGLGLDAVTLFKLRSRIVG
- a CDS encoding triacylglycerol lipase, with translation MHIPRYVTAICAAAAATVLATSTSAAAETGPEQGNFLPAMVYSILRLDIDPPGANDWNCRPSAAHPRPVVLVHGTYENRYNNWSRMSPELKAQGYCVYALDFGDTDDAGVALAPTVKGYGDIKDSSKELASFVDKVIAASGSGQVDLVGHSQGGTLSRWYLKADGGANPADPSKNKVKKVIQLGATNHGTTMSGIETLADKLHILKSGEKPLGKAGVQQYVKSDFIKELNADGDTVPGVDYTVIATKYDEITTPWQSTFMTAGPGATVQNITLQEGCFVDLSAHLSMSYSPRVIGLVKQALDPSAPAAPCVPRAPAF
- a CDS encoding RICIN domain-containing protein gives rise to the protein MRKNTRTRRLLTASTALVAAGILFWPDAAVGHPASPDTPAGITGDFQLVNAETGKCATVAGGVSTDNNVRLVQFNCDTHPSRHWFISNNNGNGRQFVNGQTRKCATVAGGVSTENNVELVQFNCDTHPSRRWYVTNGNGSSYQLVNAQTRKCMTVAGGVSTDNNVPLVQFTCDTDPSRRWILRRVSSTRFDE
- a CDS encoding RICIN domain-containing protein — encoded protein: MRGTNGQPAHNKVTTLTNWNNNLADLYQYSTANGTAIYGYHSTGTENQQWHLWDQGGGYFLIENRYTERSGLTGANARVLDYNFSNDTARSHQGERQRVRVRQPALAVPRHSQPPRLVQHPQQAGRPVPERPHGRGPVDGPSCTTADGLDSMQWKLQ
- a CDS encoding trypsin-like serine protease yields the protein MVARVRAAFVWLLSIGLRATTGRVRIAVPSEEKPGWWDIFACTGNVITSNNKDMVATARHCIPHDDQGRINPQTEYEFTPGYYVDANGEHAPYGKWTIRGLGVVGRLTGPAPQTDDTAFLALNTQNGTHVQDAVGASGYQFNIGSLPRQVVFAGIPGSSNQFHMRVKQPYWGCDNPPQIMGSGGPCTGDSDLSGGASGGPSSTATPSTAGPSRSATTPGAPATTPAPRPGATPPSPSSAICGAPTASLPTTRSRP
- a CDS encoding sugar-binding protein produces the protein MLRCGVRQMLWAGCTALGMVVSVLPLAAETARAVPAPTGSLGRTDPAHTDVLFVGAHPDDESSSLATFGQWQERRGLSTGVVTITRGEGGGNAVGTEEGAALGLIREGEERKAVRRAGIRNVFYLDKPDFWYTLSAPLTATVWNPSSQPATDTLSRLVRLIRATTPREVVVMDPRPFRQHGGHQEAARLAVEAFRLAGDPTAFPGQITREKYAAWKPSRLLATNGGFPGPVGEKCSKYRAKDPHTGLPVIGVWTGTTARRHAGKTWAQIERDATREYATQGFAALPPTVETPRAKLPCEWFTVLADSRTPQAPATREQPGLRPLYADFRAWAQRMRMPWLANDAQPAYPANPSASAPSVAEAPVVDGVAGPGEYPGPALRLSHWEGQRCADEKDCAADVRFSRRADDLYVFVRVTDDIKGYALDAAADCKRHWRTDAVEIALDPQGRSDDTSTTFKTGILPFTKDGGGPCAERDADNRQGPASRTAPDLAVASAVTDPYKGYAVEVRIPLDALPAPADPERLAVNILLYDSDTADRTGQTRLAWSPFGSAQADPYVWGTLSLPGYVPPPDQPVQPARIPQDAARSSRSTASVEQARRTGVPLAGGPRRPRQEG
- a CDS encoding FKBP-type peptidyl-prolyl cis-trans isomerase, with product MSELTKPAVDVPEGDAPTELTIRDLVVGEGPEVKPGMVVKVHYVGVTFESGKEFDASWDRGEPFKFALGSGRVIKGWDRGVKGMKVGGRREIIVPPRLGYGNQSPSPLIPAGSTLVFVVDLVDSYSGTTGWSSAQ